Proteins co-encoded in one Desulfosalsimonas propionicica genomic window:
- a CDS encoding lysophospholipid acyltransferase family protein, translating into MIRLFYRILVYCSEKYGLWVFYAAVRTIAAGYFLFFPPRVAVSVRFYRTLFPGRPAWYHIWCAWRQFHSFTHLYVDRYLLEHKNRITYTAQGLEHLKACIKAGTGGILLMSHVGNWEVAARLLKEQGVPLLLVMGEKQNEQIEGTQKQSLRKSGVRVIAGQNRQGSPMEIIEAMAYLRKGWILSMAGDRFRDAIQAYVETTFFNRPVRLPRAPFALAAATKAPIYVFFAVRTGEHHYSFIIHPPIAPAGKKGPGRDRQIADAARQYTRLLEQAVLAHPCQWHHFEPFIR; encoded by the coding sequence ATGATCCGCCTGTTTTATCGGATTTTGGTATACTGCTCTGAAAAATACGGGCTTTGGGTCTTTTATGCAGCCGTGCGCACCATTGCAGCCGGCTATTTTCTGTTTTTCCCGCCCCGGGTGGCCGTTAGCGTGCGCTTTTACAGAACCCTTTTTCCCGGCCGGCCGGCATGGTATCATATCTGGTGTGCGTGGCGGCAGTTTCACAGCTTTACCCATCTTTACGTGGACCGCTACCTGCTGGAACATAAAAACCGTATCACCTACACCGCCCAAGGCCTGGAGCATCTGAAGGCCTGCATAAAAGCCGGCACCGGCGGGATTTTGCTCATGAGCCATGTGGGCAACTGGGAGGTGGCCGCCCGGCTGCTAAAAGAGCAGGGCGTGCCCCTGCTTCTGGTCATGGGGGAAAAACAGAACGAACAAATCGAGGGCACACAGAAACAAAGCCTGCGAAAAAGCGGGGTAAGGGTGATTGCGGGCCAAAACCGCCAGGGCTCGCCCATGGAAATCATCGAGGCCATGGCATATTTGCGAAAGGGCTGGATTTTGTCCATGGCCGGCGACCGGTTCCGGGACGCAATCCAGGCATATGTGGAAACCACGTTTTTCAACCGGCCGGTACGGCTGCCCAGGGCGCCCTTTGCCCTCGCTGCGGCCACCAAAGCACCGATTTACGTGTTTTTTGCCGTTCGCACGGGCGAGCACCATTACAGCTTTATCATCCACCCGCCCATTGCGCCGGCCGGGAAAAAAGGCCCCGGGCGCGACCGGCAGATAGCGGATGCCGCCCGGCAATACACCCGCCTGCTGGAGCAGGCGGTACTGGCACACCCCTGCCAGTGGCATCATTTTGAACCCTTTATCCGCTAA